The genomic region CGACGAGGACCCGGCCGTGCACGTGCAGGACGTCGACGTGGTGGCCGTAGAGCGCACCGAGGACGTCGGGGCGGATCACCTCCTCGGCGGTGCCGCTCGCGGCGCGCCCACCGGCGAGGTAGACGATGCGGTCCATCACCGGCAGCAGCGGGTTCATCTCGTGCGCCGAGAGGAAGACCGCGACGCGCTGCTCGGTCGTGATGCGGGCCAGCAGCTCGATGACCTCCTGACCGCTGCGGAGGTCGAGGTTGGCGAGCGGCTCGTCCAAGAGGAGCAGCTTCGGTCGGCTGATGAGGGCGTGCGCGATGAGCACCCGCTGCTGCTCGCCGCCGGAGAGCTGGCCGACGCGCGAGTCCGCGAAATGCGTCGCATCGACTGCCTGCAGCATCTCCTCGACGAGGGCGGCCCGCTTCGCGGAGCGGATCGGAACCCCGAAGCGGTGCCCGTCGATCCCGAGCGCGACGAGGTCACGGGCGCGCAACGGGATGTCGGGGTCGAGCAGCGCCTTTTGCGGGACGTAGCCGATCGACCGGTTGCGTCCGCTCCTCGGCTCGCCTCCGATGAACACCCGTCCGGCCGTCGGTCGCTCGAGGCCGAGGATGACCCGGAACAGCGTCGTCTTGCCGGCGCCGTTCGAGCCGATCAGCCCGGTGAACTCCCCGGCGCGCAGCGCGAACGAGACCGCGTCGAGGATCTTGCGGCCCGAGAAACGGACGTCGACGGCCTCGACGGTGAGGACCTCGGCCTCCGCGGCCCCGGCAGGAGGCCCGCTCACAGCCGCTCGGTGGAGGCCTTGTGGAGGACCGCCTTCTGAATCGCCTGCACCTCGGCGAGCATCCACGTCTGGAACTTATAGCCAGGCGTCGGCATGGTCTCGTAGACGCCGACCACGGGGATCCCGGACTTCACGGCGGTCTCGCGGATCGAGGTCGTCAGCGCATCGACGACCTGCTCGTTGTAGCAGAACACCTTGACCTTGTGCGCGGTGAAGAAGCTCGTCTCGAGGGAGATGTCCTGGGGTGAGGGGTCGACCCCGTTCATGATGTCGGCCTGGAACCCGAAGGGCGTGAGGTTGTCGATTCCCATCGCCGTGAGCAGGTAGTCCGCGACCGGCTCGGTGGTCGCTGCAGCGGTGCCCGAGTACTTCGCCTTGAAGTTGGCGATCGCGTTCTCGGCCGGCTTCAGCGCGTTGTCGAAGGTCTTCAAGTTCGCGCTGAAGTAGCCGGCCCGGGAGGGGACGAGCGAGGCGAGCGCCGCGGCGATCGCCAACGCCACCCTCGGCATCGTCGTCGGGTCGTACCAGAGGTGGGGGTTGGCGGTGCGGTCCGGCAGCCCGAGCAAGCTCTGGACGACGATCACCTTGCGCTTCGGGCTCGGCGAGGCCGACTCGATCTTGCTCATGAAGGTGTCGTAGCCAACTCCGTTCTGCACGACGAGCTCGGCGGCGCTCACCTCCCTCGCGACGCTCGGGCTCGACTCGAAGGTGTGCGGGTCGGTGGTCGGGTTGTTGAGGATCGACGAGACGCTCACGTACTTCCCGCCGATCTGGCTCATCACGTTCGCGTACTCGTTCTCCGCGCCGACGGCGGTGACCAAGGCGCTCGTCGAGTGGGCCGCCGCCTTGTCGGGCCGGGCGGAGGCCGCGGCACCGTTGGCCACCCCGGCGCCGAGGATCGAGACGAGGACGGCACCGACGGCGAGCAGCGATGTCCGACCGGCGGGCTTGACAGAGCGACGGGCGCTGAGACAGGAACGGGGAGGCACGCCGCGATCATAGAATGGGACCGAGTCTCATAACAAGTCTCACCGGACGGGCCGCCGCGGCGCTCGCCTGGGCGGTGCAGTCGCGG from Acidimicrobiales bacterium harbors:
- a CDS encoding metal ABC transporter ATP-binding protein; protein product: MSGPPAGAAEAEVLTVEAVDVRFSGRKILDAVSFALRAGEFTGLIGSNGAGKTTLFRVILGLERPTAGRVFIGGEPRSGRNRSIGYVPQKALLDPDIPLRARDLVALGIDGHRFGVPIRSAKRAALVEEMLQAVDATHFADSRVGQLSGGEQQRVLIAHALISRPKLLLLDEPLANLDLRSGQEVIELLARITTEQRVAVFLSAHEMNPLLPVMDRIVYLAGGRAASGTAEEVIRPDVLGALYGHHVDVLHVHGRVLVVAGHGSGDEAVLAVSPDLVVG
- a CDS encoding zinc ABC transporter substrate-binding protein, coding for MPPRSCLSARRSVKPAGRTSLLAVGAVLVSILGAGVANGAAASARPDKAAAHSTSALVTAVGAENEYANVMSQIGGKYVSVSSILNNPTTDPHTFESSPSVAREVSAAELVVQNGVGYDTFMSKIESASPSPKRKVIVVQSLLGLPDRTANPHLWYDPTTMPRVALAIAAALASLVPSRAGYFSANLKTFDNALKPAENAIANFKAKYSGTAAATTEPVADYLLTAMGIDNLTPFGFQADIMNGVDPSPQDISLETSFFTAHKVKVFCYNEQVVDALTTSIRETAVKSGIPVVGVYETMPTPGYKFQTWMLAEVQAIQKAVLHKASTERL